A stretch of the Tolypothrix sp. NIES-4075 genome encodes the following:
- a CDS encoding DHA2 family efflux MFS transporter permease subunit, with the protein MKKAFNSGKLKKVKPASHREKPSENSESGYVTGSLKWAIAFTVSLGAILEVIDTSIVNVALNDMQATLGATVSEIGWVVTGYAIANVILIPLTAWLGDYFGRKRYFIFSMVGFTIASVMCGLAPNLNLLIISRILQGLCGGGLLAKAQAILFETFPPSEQGIAQAVFGVGVIAGPAIGPTLGGYLTDGLGWRWIFFVNIPFGILAIIMSVIFLPKDRQTGKQHQAVDWWGIALLAIAVGAMQTFLEEGQSDDWFDSGFITALAITGIIGLGLFIWRELAIKNPAVNLRVLRYRSLAAGSLYSGILGMGLYGALFAVPLFAQSVLHFTATQTGLLLAPGALASAIVMVLLGKISGKVDSRILIGIGAVGTSLTMLQLSTITPQTGTEDLFIPLIWRGAFTVLMFLPLSLATLGSLPREAISAGSGFYNLTRQLGGSVGIAILTTLLARREAFHREDLVSYLTPYSNETTQRLDSLTGAFQNKGMDLTTAHQQALTLLDQTVNTQAAVLSYADIFRFVALVFFCSLPLLFFLGKGAGKNAPPAH; encoded by the coding sequence ATGAAGAAAGCGTTTAATTCCGGCAAACTTAAGAAAGTGAAACCAGCATCGCATCGAGAAAAACCCTCTGAAAATAGTGAATCTGGGTATGTGACCGGCTCGTTGAAATGGGCGATCGCCTTCACAGTTTCTTTAGGGGCAATATTAGAAGTAATTGATACCAGCATTGTCAACGTTGCCCTAAATGATATGCAAGCGACTTTAGGTGCAACAGTCAGTGAAATCGGGTGGGTAGTGACTGGGTATGCGATCGCCAACGTGATTTTAATACCTTTAACCGCATGGTTGGGAGATTACTTCGGTCGCAAGCGATATTTTATCTTTTCGATGGTGGGCTTCACCATTGCCTCAGTGATGTGCGGTTTGGCTCCCAACCTGAATTTGCTAATTATTTCGCGGATTTTGCAGGGTTTATGTGGTGGTGGATTGCTTGCAAAAGCTCAGGCAATTTTATTTGAAACCTTTCCACCTTCAGAACAAGGAATAGCCCAAGCAGTATTTGGTGTAGGTGTAATTGCAGGTCCTGCGATCGGTCCGACATTAGGAGGTTATTTAACAGATGGGTTGGGTTGGCGTTGGATTTTCTTTGTCAATATACCTTTTGGAATATTAGCAATAATCATGTCGGTGATATTCTTACCCAAAGATCGGCAAACAGGCAAGCAGCATCAAGCGGTGGATTGGTGGGGAATTGCACTGTTAGCGATCGCTGTTGGTGCAATGCAGACATTTTTAGAAGAAGGACAAAGCGACGATTGGTTTGACTCTGGATTCATCACCGCCTTGGCAATTACTGGTATCATTGGGCTGGGGCTGTTTATCTGGCGCGAACTTGCGATCAAAAATCCCGCTGTTAACTTGCGAGTTTTGCGTTATCGTTCTCTGGCTGCGGGTAGCCTGTATTCTGGTATTCTCGGCATGGGCTTGTATGGAGCATTATTCGCCGTTCCCCTGTTTGCTCAGAGTGTTTTGCATTTCACCGCTACCCAAACCGGACTCTTGCTCGCTCCGGGAGCCTTAGCATCGGCGATCGTCATGGTACTATTAGGTAAAATATCTGGCAAAGTTGACAGCAGAATTCTCATTGGCATTGGTGCTGTAGGAACTTCACTTACGATGCTTCAACTCTCCACCATCACCCCACAAACCGGAACAGAGGATTTATTTATACCTTTGATTTGGCGGGGTGCATTTACTGTATTGATGTTTCTGCCGTTAAGTTTAGCAACTTTAGGCTCGCTTCCCAGAGAAGCGATCTCAGCCGGTTCTGGCTTTTATAACCTTACCCGTCAATTGGGTGGAAGTGTGGGAATTGCTATACTTACAACTTTACTAGCTCGGCGAGAAGCATTTCATCGCGAAGATTTGGTAAGTTACCTGACTCCTTATAGTAATGAAACTACTCAGCGACTTGATTCGCTCACAGGTGCTTTTCAAAACAAAGGAATGGATCTAACAACTGCTCATCAACAAGCACTAACTTTGCTCGATCAAACGGTTAATACCCAAGCGGCTGTATTATCTTACGCAGATATCTTTCGCTTTGTTGCTTTGGTGTTTTTCTGCTCTTTACCCTTATTATTCTTTTTGGGGAAAGGCGCCGGTAAGAATGCACCCCCTGCTCATTAA
- a CDS encoding response regulator, with product MSNNFCDSHTQESTSLKTPQVDFSSLGNLRILVVDDNIDCLYLVKVIFEDYQAQVKTVTSVDEAIEAIEESKPDVLISDICMQGKDGYSLIRSIRRKEAKIGGFLPALAFTGYAHPQARAKAFEAGFQELIFKPFDPDKLVAEVAKLTRLRYSSINKQTFLLNSVSVMETYKEVSINTKKMAKCQCIN from the coding sequence GTGTCAAACAACTTTTGCGATTCACATACTCAAGAAAGCACATCGCTAAAAACACCACAAGTTGACTTTTCATCTCTTGGTAACTTGCGAATACTTGTAGTAGATGACAATATCGATTGCCTGTATCTGGTTAAAGTTATTTTTGAAGATTATCAGGCACAGGTGAAGACCGTAACATCGGTAGATGAAGCCATTGAAGCGATAGAAGAATCAAAGCCAGATGTTTTAATCAGCGACATCTGTATGCAAGGCAAAGATGGTTATTCGCTGATTCGCTCTATCAGACGCAAAGAAGCTAAGATCGGAGGATTTCTTCCTGCGCTTGCTTTTACCGGTTATGCACATCCGCAAGCGCGTGCGAAAGCTTTTGAAGCTGGCTTTCAGGAACTTATTTTTAAGCCTTTTGACCCCGATAAGCTAGTTGCAGAAGTGGCAAAACTTACACGACTGCGCTATTCATCTATTAACAAACAAACATTTTTACTCAATTCAGTGTCAGTAATGGAAACTTATAAAGAAGTTTCAATTAACACTAAAAAAATGGCGAAATGCCAATGTATAAACTAA
- a CDS encoding serine/threonine-protein kinase produces MICCINPDCPNPLNLEGKKFCQTCSTPLVPLLRNRFRVIRVLSDEGGFGRTYLSEDIDKLNDRCVIKQLAPKFQGSWAQKKAMELFQAEAKRLQELGEHPQIPTLLAYFEQDGCLYLVQQFIDGHNLLKELQLRKGYNYQEIKQILIDLLPILKFIHDRGVIHRDIKPENIIRSQSDGRLNLIDFGSSKQLTARVQNKIGTSIGSHGYSPIEQIRDGKAYPSSDLFGLGATCFHLLTGISPFQLWMEYGYGWVTDWRQYLKSPINNELDWILDKLLKKEIQQRYQSVDEVLRDLTQKQLLQVPAATRYSAVKPPPTQAPSLPKQYAVLRNLFLIGGVIMLLGLGDVWYKQSRRLETSLSSSLNQPKINPDSIEAILRHRSPISFGNFSLAETLNGFHNSVLSVAISPDGNTIASNSDRAIKVWNLATGEEIYTLKGHSNRVNVLAISPDGQKLVSGSEDKTIKVWNLDTGRQIRTLVGHSDSVHALAITADGKTLVDGSDDNTIKVWNLDTGRKIRTLKGHSFWVRSVAISPNGKILASGSFDNTIKVWNLATGEEIRTLMGHSQTVTSVAISPDGKMLASGSRDQTIKLWNLTTGQQLRTLFGHSKTVTSLAFSADGKTLASGSRDQTIKLWNLDTGKLIRSLLGHSQTVTSLALSPDGKTLVSGSEDNTIKIWRVSN; encoded by the coding sequence ATGATCTGCTGCATAAATCCCGATTGCCCAAATCCCCTAAATCTTGAAGGAAAGAAGTTTTGTCAAACATGCAGCACTCCTCTCGTGCCACTGTTGCGAAATCGTTTCCGTGTAATTCGAGTACTTTCAGATGAGGGTGGATTCGGCAGAACCTATCTATCAGAAGATATCGATAAACTTAACGATCGCTGCGTCATCAAGCAATTAGCGCCAAAATTCCAAGGCAGTTGGGCGCAAAAAAAAGCAATGGAGTTGTTTCAAGCAGAAGCGAAACGACTGCAAGAACTCGGAGAACATCCGCAAATTCCAACTCTATTAGCTTATTTTGAGCAAGACGGCTGTCTATATTTGGTGCAGCAGTTTATCGACGGACACAATTTATTAAAAGAGTTGCAGTTACGCAAAGGTTATAACTATCAGGAAATTAAACAAATATTGATAGACTTATTACCAATCTTGAAGTTTATCCACGATCGCGGAGTCATTCACCGAGATATCAAACCGGAAAATATTATCCGATCTCAAAGTGACGGTCGATTAAATTTGATAGATTTTGGCTCTTCAAAACAGTTAACAGCAAGAGTACAAAATAAAATTGGCACTTCAATTGGTTCACATGGCTATTCCCCGATTGAACAAATTAGGGATGGAAAAGCTTATCCATCTAGTGATTTGTTTGGTTTAGGTGCTACTTGCTTTCATCTGCTAACGGGAATTTCTCCTTTTCAGTTGTGGATGGAATATGGGTATGGCTGGGTTACAGATTGGCGGCAATATTTAAAAAGTCCGATTAATAATGAATTGGATTGGATTCTCGACAAACTGTTAAAAAAAGAGATTCAGCAGCGCTATCAATCAGTTGATGAAGTTCTCAGAGATTTAACTCAAAAACAGTTACTACAAGTACCAGCAGCAACTCGATACTCGGCAGTAAAACCCCCACCAACTCAAGCACCATCTTTACCAAAACAGTATGCAGTACTGAGAAATTTATTTTTGATAGGTGGTGTGATTATGTTGTTGGGATTAGGAGATGTTTGGTATAAGCAATCTCGCCGTTTAGAAACCAGCTTATCGTCTAGTTTGAATCAACCAAAGATTAATCCTGATAGCATAGAAGCGATTTTAAGACATCGTTCACCAATTAGCTTCGGGAACTTTTCTTTAGCCGAAACACTCAATGGTTTTCATAACTCTGTTTTGTCTGTCGCCATCAGTCCAGATGGTAACACTATTGCCAGTAATAGCGATCGCGCTATCAAAGTATGGAATCTGGCAACCGGAGAGGAAATTTACACCCTAAAAGGACATTCCAACAGGGTTAACGTCCTCGCTATCAGCCCAGACGGACAAAAACTGGTTAGTGGTAGTGAGGACAAAACAATAAAAGTATGGAATCTCGATACAGGACGACAAATTCGCACTCTTGTAGGGCATTCTGATTCAGTTCATGCCCTTGCCATCACCGCCGACGGCAAGACTCTTGTTGATGGTAGTGATGACAATACTATCAAAGTGTGGAATCTCGATACCGGCAGAAAAATTCGCACACTTAAAGGACATTCATTCTGGGTTCGGTCTGTCGCCATCAGCCCAAATGGTAAAATTCTTGCCAGTGGTAGTTTTGACAATACCATCAAAGTATGGAACCTGGCAACCGGTGAGGAAATTCGCACCCTTATGGGGCATTCCCAAACCGTGACATCCGTCGCCATCAGCCCTGATGGTAAGATGCTTGCCAGTGGCAGTCGCGACCAAACAATCAAATTGTGGAATCTTACCACCGGTCAGCAACTTCGTACACTCTTCGGGCATTCCAAAACAGTCACATCCCTTGCCTTTAGTGCCGATGGCAAAACCCTTGCTAGTGGCAGTCGCGACCAAACGATCAAATTGTGGAATCTTGATACTGGAAAGTTAATCCGCAGCCTTTTGGGGCATTCCCAAACTGTGACATCCCTTGCTTTAAGTCCTGATGGCAAAACCCTCGTCAGCGGTAGTGAGGACAATACTATCAAGATTTGGCGAGTGTCTAATTAG
- a CDS encoding PPC domain-containing protein: protein MVIKSKYNYREKLDFILICFMSSSFLISSYALPLSALASLQPGANFIIAKPPDERQPEAVQQGIEQIPATQPTASPKPNPSIESPIPPATPGTTTTTPPADTSTPQPVNTQPTPTPPAPTSTPKPVNTQPTPTPPAPTSTPRRTNPVNTEPTAPTSTPRRTNPVNTEPTAPTSTPRRTNPVNTEPPTEPTTPAPTSTPRRTNPVNSEPTTPAVTPRRTNPVNNEPTTPAVTPRRTNPVNTEPTRPTRTYTPRPSTPTYSNPTPEPSQRRVPSRRGDRKPATNRSIENSPVSASKRLNYKQINFVDIAFGVLAPGDFKSQGRYFHFYQFQGRANQLIQIRLGGSVDQRRSSNLSLDPFMFLLDPNNNVLLKRGSGGASSEVKDAFVFVRLPANGTYTIAVTSQNPGDKGRYSLALRNDRASYSLDSESELTPQSLRRQDGSVYDISKFQGKKDQLVSIRVDSVYEEFSPYIVLMDSQGKIVAADNAKDGKYSALIDRARLPKDETYYVVVISGNSLQRGKYRLTVF from the coding sequence ATGGTAATAAAAAGCAAATATAACTATCGAGAAAAATTAGACTTTATCTTGATTTGTTTCATGAGTAGTAGTTTTTTGATAAGCAGTTATGCCCTACCTCTAAGTGCTTTAGCAAGCCTTCAACCAGGTGCAAATTTCATCATAGCTAAACCACCAGATGAAAGACAACCAGAAGCAGTACAACAAGGAATCGAGCAAATTCCTGCTACTCAACCGACCGCATCTCCAAAACCTAACCCATCTATTGAGTCACCCATACCCCCTGCTACACCTGGTACAACCACCACAACGCCACCAGCCGATACATCTACACCTCAACCCGTCAATACCCAACCAACACCGACACCACCAGCACCTACATCTACACCTAAACCCGTCAATACCCAACCAACACCGACACCACCAGCACCTACATCTACACCTAGACGAACCAATCCTGTAAATACCGAGCCAACAGCACCTACATCTACACCTAGACGAACCAATCCTGTAAATACCGAGCCAACAGCACCTACATCTACACCTAGACGAACCAATCCTGTAAATACCGAGCCACCTACCGAGCCAACAACGCCAGCACCTACATCTACACCTAGACGAACCAATCCTGTAAATAGCGAACCGACAACGCCAGCAGTTACACCGAGACGAACTAATCCTGTAAATAACGAACCGACAACGCCAGCAGTTACACCGAGACGAACTAATCCTGTAAATACCGAACCGACACGACCAACACGTACATATACACCTAGACCATCGACACCGACATATTCCAACCCGACACCGGAGCCTTCACAGCGTCGTGTTCCTTCAAGACGGGGCGATCGCAAGCCAGCTACTAATCGAAGTATAGAAAATTCGCCTGTTTCTGCATCTAAAAGACTTAATTACAAGCAAATTAACTTTGTAGATATCGCCTTTGGTGTTTTGGCTCCGGGTGACTTTAAGTCTCAAGGTAGATATTTTCATTTCTACCAGTTTCAAGGCAGAGCAAACCAACTGATCCAAATTAGACTAGGTGGCAGTGTCGATCAACGCCGCTCAAGCAACCTCAGTTTAGATCCGTTCATGTTTTTGCTTGACCCCAACAACAACGTTCTGTTAAAAAGAGGCAGTGGGGGAGCAAGCAGTGAAGTTAAAGATGCTTTCGTATTTGTCCGACTGCCTGCAAACGGTACTTATACGATCGCAGTCACTAGTCAAAATCCTGGCGATAAAGGTCGTTACAGTCTCGCACTCAGAAATGACCGAGCCAGCTACAGTCTAGACTCGGAAAGCGAACTGACACCTCAAAGCCTAAGAAGACAAGATGGCAGCGTTTACGATATTTCCAAGTTTCAAGGCAAAAAAGACCAACTTGTTAGTATTCGTGTAGATAGTGTGTATGAAGAATTTTCTCCTTATATAGTGTTGATGGATTCTCAAGGCAAAATAGTCGCCGCTGATAATGCCAAAGATGGCAAGTACAGTGCTTTAATTGACCGAGCTAGGTTGCCTAAAGATGAAACTTACTACGTAGTGGTGATTTCTGGTAATTCACTGCAACGCGGTAAATACCGATTGACTGTTTTCTAA
- a CDS encoding serine/threonine-protein kinase, which translates to MNSFPPKTSDFHVDILKQTQLGQLCGQAQLFRDRYAILKILGRGGFGITFLAKNMMLPGNPLCVIKQLSPKVSSPKSWERACSRFEKEAKTLGQLGSHSQIPMLLDYFQANGEFYLVQEYVRGSTLAREIKRTGLKSEAAVKQFLHELLPVLQYVHKHHVIHRDIKPQNLLRCEDDGRVVLIDFGAVKEKLVESSDSEEHKSVSTNFVGTMGFAPPEQFSLRPVYASDIYAVGVTCLYLLTGKAPFEFEYDSNTGDICWQKHVDISDHFAQVLGKMVKVSLSERFQTTNDVMSSLGLESYLPTLTNCLTTQPKKGKSSGNAESSDYLSPVARTASAIREWKAKLNAKNHPKFRGCLPEVSN; encoded by the coding sequence ATGAATAGCTTTCCTCCGAAAACGTCAGATTTTCATGTGGATATTTTAAAGCAGACTCAGCTTGGTCAACTGTGCGGTCAAGCGCAGTTATTTCGCGATCGCTATGCAATATTGAAAATATTGGGCAGAGGTGGTTTTGGCATCACGTTTCTCGCCAAAAACATGATGTTACCGGGAAATCCCCTGTGTGTGATTAAACAGCTTTCTCCCAAGGTGAGTAGTCCGAAAAGCTGGGAAAGAGCATGTTCGCGCTTTGAAAAAGAAGCAAAAACCTTAGGTCAGCTTGGCAGTCATTCTCAGATTCCCATGCTTTTAGATTACTTTCAAGCAAATGGGGAATTTTATTTAGTTCAAGAATACGTGCGCGGTTCTACTTTAGCACGGGAAATCAAACGCACTGGTCTCAAAAGCGAAGCCGCAGTCAAACAGTTTTTGCACGAATTATTGCCAGTATTGCAATACGTTCATAAACATCATGTAATTCATCGCGATATTAAGCCCCAGAACTTGCTACGCTGTGAAGATGATGGACGGGTAGTTTTAATTGATTTCGGCGCAGTTAAAGAGAAATTAGTAGAAAGTAGTGACAGCGAAGAACATAAAAGCGTCTCAACAAATTTTGTCGGGACTATGGGATTTGCCCCACCAGAACAGTTTTCCCTGCGTCCAGTTTATGCTAGTGATATTTACGCAGTCGGAGTGACTTGTCTTTATCTGTTAACTGGCAAAGCACCTTTTGAATTTGAGTATGACTCGAATACCGGTGATATCTGTTGGCAAAAACATGTAGACATCAGTGACCACTTTGCTCAAGTTTTGGGCAAAATGGTGAAGGTGTCGTTATCAGAGCGTTTTCAGACAACTAATGATGTCATGTCTTCTTTAGGCTTGGAAAGCTATTTGCCGACTTTGACGAATTGTTTAACTACCCAACCCAAGAAAGGTAAAAGTAGTGGAAACGCAGAATCCTCTGATTACCTTTCACCTGTAGCACGCACCGCTAGCGCTATTCGCGAATGGAAAGCAAAGCTTAATGCCAAAAATCATCCGAAATTTAGGGGTTGCTTACCTGAAGTATCTAATTAA
- a CDS encoding WD40 repeat domain-containing protein, translating to MTYFKIKLFTGAAIALLGFGAILYWEFPLAASGAASGSNQPLKTVGETFSPNLTLKGHSDSVWAVAISPDGRTLASVSTDKTIKLWNLATGQELRTLKGHSDWVNSVAFSPDGKTLASGSSDKTVKLWDLATGEEIRTLRGHSVSVQAIAFSPDGQSLVSGSWDQTIKLWNVTTGVVIRTLKANCDVVTSVAISPDGKTLASGNNFDSTIKLWDLTTGKEIRSLKGHDAAVNSVAFSPDGQTLASGSWDDTIKLWNLPTGEEIRTLTGHSDKVWSVAFSPDSKTLASASWDDTIKLWNLTTGEEISTLKGHVNRVWSVVFSPDGQTIASGSKDKTIKIWRMSHSN from the coding sequence ATGACTTACTTCAAAATTAAACTTTTCACTGGTGCAGCGATCGCGCTTTTGGGATTTGGCGCAATTTTGTATTGGGAGTTTCCCTTAGCTGCATCTGGTGCTGCCTCTGGTTCCAATCAGCCTTTAAAGACAGTTGGGGAAACCTTTTCGCCCAACTTGACTTTAAAAGGACATTCCGATTCAGTTTGGGCTGTCGCTATTAGCCCTGATGGGCGAACGCTTGCTAGTGTTAGTACTGACAAGACTATCAAACTGTGGAATCTGGCGACGGGACAGGAACTCCGTACCCTAAAAGGGCATTCTGACTGGGTTAATTCCGTCGCTTTCAGTCCCGATGGCAAAACTCTTGCCAGTGGCAGCAGTGACAAGACTGTCAAACTGTGGGACTTGGCTACCGGAGAAGAAATCCGCACTTTAAGGGGACATTCAGTTTCAGTTCAGGCGATCGCTTTTAGCCCAGATGGGCAAAGTTTAGTTAGTGGCAGTTGGGATCAGACTATCAAACTGTGGAATGTTACTACCGGAGTGGTTATCCGCACGCTGAAAGCGAATTGTGATGTTGTTACATCTGTCGCTATCAGTCCTGACGGCAAAACTCTTGCCAGTGGTAATAATTTTGACAGTACCATAAAACTGTGGGATTTGACAACAGGAAAAGAAATCCGCTCATTAAAGGGTCATGACGCCGCTGTTAATTCTGTCGCCTTCAGTCCAGATGGACAGACTCTTGCCAGTGGCAGTTGGGACGACACAATTAAATTGTGGAATTTACCTACCGGAGAAGAAATTCGCACCCTAACAGGTCATAGCGATAAAGTTTGGTCTGTTGCCTTTAGCCCCGATAGCAAAACTTTAGCTAGTGCTAGTTGGGACGACACTATCAAATTGTGGAATCTAACTACGGGAGAGGAAATCAGCACCCTCAAAGGACATGTCAACAGAGTTTGGTCTGTGGTTTTCAGTCCGGATGGACAAACTATAGCCAGTGGTAGTAAGGACAAAACTATTAAGATTTGGCGGATGTCTCATTCAAATTAG
- the msrB gene encoding peptide-methionine (R)-S-oxide reductase MsrB — MNKRHFLQAGATVLGTAWLSHYLLGRSEVMAISNNEFEVQKTEQEWRTILTPEQYKVLRQHGTERAHTSPLDKEYDKGTYLCAACDLPLFTSDTKFNSGTGWPSFFQPIEGAIATTVDKSLFMTRTEVHCHRCGGHLGHVFDDGPKPTGKRYCMNGVSLKFIEG, encoded by the coding sequence ATGAATAAACGGCATTTTTTGCAGGCTGGTGCAACAGTACTTGGCACAGCATGGTTATCACATTATTTACTTGGCAGGTCAGAAGTTATGGCAATCTCAAATAACGAGTTTGAAGTTCAGAAAACTGAACAAGAGTGGCGTACCATTTTAACACCAGAACAATATAAAGTGCTGCGTCAACATGGAACTGAACGCGCTCACACTAGCCCGCTCGATAAAGAGTATGATAAGGGTACTTATCTATGTGCAGCATGTGATTTGCCGCTGTTTACATCTGATACAAAATTTAATAGTGGCACAGGCTGGCCCAGTTTTTTCCAACCAATAGAAGGTGCGATCGCGACAACCGTAGACAAGTCATTATTTATGACTAGAACTGAAGTTCATTGTCATCGTTGTGGTGGACATTTGGGTCATGTATTTGACGATGGTCCTAAACCCACCGGTAAACGTTATTGCATGAACGGTGTATCTCTAAAGTTCATCGAAGGTTAA
- a CDS encoding serine/threonine-protein kinase: MLCCLNPDCQDPLNPDGNKFCQYCDTPLISLLRGHYRVIKLLSDEGGFGRTYLAEDVDKLNEQCVVKQLAPKIQEASALRKAVELFKEEAKRLQQLGEHNQIPTLLAYFEQDNYLYLVQQFIDGQNLLKELQQQGTFSESKIKELLLSLLPILKFIHDRGVIHRDIKPQNIIRRQNDGQLVLIDFGASKQLSATVMMKTGTAIGSHGYTPIEQMQDGKAYPASDLFGLGATCFHLMTGIRPSQLWMEQGFSWVTSWRKYLHNSGSGITSRLKLGKVLDKLLKTDIEKRYQSADEVLSDLISVSPPSAVITTLISTQAQSLITSRSASTTLQLGARLRNQLIISAAIVVLAIAGIWYSLSRPVAITKSSPSQPVKTTSENSDQPSTLKGHSSDVNSVTFSPDGQMLVTGSDDRTIKLWNLTTKQEIRTFKGHTSYIYAIAISPDGQTIASGSVDKTIKLWNLNTGKEIRTLKGHSDSVASVAFSPDGKLLASSSLDKTIKLWNLETNKEIRTLTGHSQAVASVAFSPDGKTLASGSWDKTIKLWNLNTGKEIRTLTGHLDFVLSIAFSPDGQQLASGSKDKTIKLWNVNTPKVIRTLTGHDDKVTSVAYIPKGGYSKNPNSLIVASGSNDNTIKLWDTATGREIRTLKKDSGYVYAIAISPDGRTIASGGSADNIIKIWRP, from the coding sequence ATGCTCTGCTGCCTGAATCCCGATTGCCAAGATCCCTTAAATCCAGATGGTAATAAATTTTGCCAGTATTGCGATACTCCATTAATTTCCCTGCTAAGGGGTCATTATCGAGTTATCAAATTACTATCTGATGAAGGTGGATTTGGCAGAACCTATCTAGCGGAAGATGTAGATAAGCTGAACGAACAGTGCGTTGTCAAACAATTAGCACCAAAAATTCAGGAAGCTTCGGCATTGCGTAAAGCAGTTGAGCTATTTAAAGAAGAAGCGAAGCGGCTGCAACAATTGGGAGAACATAACCAAATTCCCACGCTTTTGGCTTACTTTGAACAAGATAATTATTTATATTTAGTGCAGCAGTTTATTGATGGGCAAAATTTACTTAAAGAATTGCAACAACAGGGAACATTTAGCGAAAGTAAAATTAAAGAACTTTTGCTCTCATTATTGCCGATTCTCAAGTTTATTCACGATCGCGGCGTAATTCATCGAGATATCAAGCCACAGAATATTATTCGCCGTCAAAATGATGGACAATTAGTCCTAATTGATTTTGGTGCCTCAAAGCAACTCTCGGCAACAGTCATGATGAAAACGGGAACAGCTATCGGTTCGCATGGCTATACCCCAATTGAACAAATGCAAGACGGAAAAGCTTATCCCGCTAGTGATTTATTCGGTTTGGGTGCAACTTGCTTTCACCTGATGACGGGAATTCGTCCATCTCAACTTTGGATGGAACAGGGTTTTAGTTGGGTTACGTCTTGGCGAAAATATTTGCATAATTCTGGTAGTGGAATAACCTCACGCTTAAAATTGGGTAAGGTTTTGGACAAGCTGTTGAAAACAGATATCGAAAAACGTTATCAATCAGCGGATGAAGTCCTTAGTGACTTGATATCTGTATCACCACCGTCAGCAGTAATTACAACTTTAATTTCTACCCAAGCGCAATCTCTGATAACAAGTCGCTCCGCGTCTACTACGCTACAATTAGGCGCGAGGCTGAGAAATCAACTGATTATAAGTGCGGCTATCGTAGTGTTGGCAATAGCAGGAATTTGGTATTCATTATCTCGTCCTGTTGCAATCACTAAGTCTTCTCCCAGCCAGCCTGTAAAAACAACTTCGGAAAATTCCGATCAACCCAGCACCCTAAAAGGACATTCCAGCGATGTTAATTCTGTTACCTTTAGTCCCGATGGACAGATGCTTGTGACTGGAAGTGACGATCGCACGATCAAATTATGGAATCTAACAACTAAACAGGAAATCCGCACCTTTAAAGGACACACGTCATACATTTACGCGATCGCTATCAGTCCGGATGGACAAACTATAGCTAGTGGTAGTGTTGACAAAACTATCAAATTGTGGAACTTAAACACAGGAAAAGAAATCCGTACCCTCAAAGGACATTCTGACAGCGTTGCTTCTGTAGCTTTCAGCCCAGATGGTAAGCTGCTAGCTAGTAGCAGTTTGGATAAAACGATTAAACTGTGGAATCTAGAAACAAACAAGGAAATCCGCACTTTGACGGGACATTCTCAAGCAGTTGCTTCCGTCGCTTTTAGTCCTGATGGTAAAACTTTAGCTAGTGGTAGTTGGGACAAAACAATCAAACTGTGGAATCTAAATACAGGTAAAGAAATCCGCACTTTAACGGGACATTTGGATTTTGTTTTGTCCATTGCCTTTAGTCCCGATGGACAGCAACTTGCTAGCGGTAGTAAAGACAAGACGATCAAATTATGGAATGTAAACACCCCAAAAGTAATCCGCACCCTCACCGGACATGATGACAAAGTTACTTCTGTTGCTTATATCCCCAAAGGAGGATACAGTAAAAACCCAAATAGTCTAATTGTGGCAAGTGGTAGTAATGACAACACAATCAAATTGTGGGATACAGCAACAGGGCGAGAAATTCGCACTTTGAAGAAAGATTCTGGCTATGTTTATGCGATCGCCATCAGTCCGGATGGACGAACTATTGCTAGTGGCGGTAGTGCTGACAATATTATCAAAATTTGGCGTCCGTAA